One Setaria viridis chromosome 5, Setaria_viridis_v4.0, whole genome shotgun sequence genomic region harbors:
- the LOC117857410 gene encoding protein HESO1 isoform X2, producing MIYSVRSFELLKACIEDILSTIKPGEDDRMKRLRAIQELEDSIYSVGALRGAVVKPFGSFISNLYAKSGDLDVSVDLWSSSRPISKKKKQNALRELMRALQIRGVARCMEFIPNARVPIFQYLSNQFGISCDISINNYPGRIKSRIFYWINTIDERFGDMVLLVKEWAKAQDINDPKNGTLNTYSLCLLVIFYFQTCEPAILPPLKEIYDGNVAEVFYDEKHVDEVCMANIERFLCQNMRQRNQNSLTRLLASFFHKFLGIRRFSSKVISTYTGRIELIQDNPSWMAKSYSLFVEDPFERPDNAARAVDAEELERIELAFNHTSSRFVDGALEDWDELVSLLCTPAVGSILQGVRANRCTNTLSSRQLYSAANQYDNQRHQQARGSAGSRSRSQLQVYTTGHQTARPDHYHKQPQAYNAEGMTAGQYQNVYRPEAYTAGLQTAVPFQYSDYTRSHAAGSRTVGRYQNQQRREYSPYQHSGTTRYEPAGGRQFHDAPSRNYGHQASSSNTAWQR from the exons ATGATTTATTCTGTTCGTAGCTTTGAGTTACTGAAGGCATGTATTGAAGACATACTCTCTACAATAAAACCAGGGGAAGATGATCGAATGAAACGATTGCGTGCAATTCAGGAGCTGGAAGATTCCATTTACTCAGTTGGGGCCTTGAGAG GTGCTGTTGTCAAACCTTTTGGATCCTTTATATCAAACCTTTATGCAAAGTCAGGTGATTTGGATGTTTCAGTTGATCTCTGGAGTAGCTCAAGGCCTATaagcaagaaaaagaagcaaaatGCCTTGAGAGAACTGATGAGAGCTTTACAAATTAGAG GTGTTGCTAGATGTATGGAGTTCATTCCTAATGCAAGGGTTCCAATTTTTCAGTACCTGAGCAACCAATTTGGCATTTCCTGTGATATATCGATTAACAACTACCCTGGTCGAATTAAATCCAGAATTTTCTACTGGATCAATACCATAGATGAACGCTTTGGTGATATGGTTTTATTG GTCAAGGAATGGGCCAAAGCTCAAGATATTAACGATCCAAAAAATGGAACCCTGAACACATATTCTCTGTGCCTACTGGTCATTTTTTATTTCCAG ACATGTGAGCCTGCAATTTTACCACCTCTGAAGGAGATTTATGATGGAAACGTTGCAGAAG TGTTTTATGATGAGAAACATGTTGATGAGGTTTGTATGGCAAATATAGAAAGGTTTCTATGCCAGAACATGAGACAACGAAATCAGAACTCTCTCACACGTCTCCTCGCATCCTTTTTTCATAAG TTTTTAGGCATCCGGCGCTTTTCAAGTAAGGTGATATCCACTTACACAGGCCGGATTGAGCTAATCCAGGATAACCCAAGTTGGATGGCCAAATCATACAGCTTGTTT GTTGAAGATCCATTCGAGAGACCTGATAATGCTGCTAGAGCAGTTGATGCGGAGGAGCTTGAACGTATTGAGCTTGCCTTCAATCATACGAGCAGTAGGTTTGTTGATGGCGCACTCGAAGACTGGGATGAATTAGTGTCGCTGCTGTGTACACCTGCTGTTGGATCTATTCTTCAGGGAGTCAGGGCCAACCGCTGCACAAATACTCTCTCCAGTCGTCAGCTGTATTCGGCAGCTAATCAATATGACAATCAACGTCACCAGCAAGCCAGAGGTTCTGCGGGAAGCAGATCAAGATCACAGTTACAGGTCTATACTACAGGACACCAGACGGCACGGCCAGACCACTATCATAAACAACCACAGGCCTATAACGCAGAGGGCATGACAGCAGGACAATATCAGAATGTCTATCGTCCAGAGGCTTATACTGCAGGGCTTCAAACAGCAGTGCCATTCCAGTACAGTGATTATACACGGTCGCACGCGGCAGGGAGCCGAACGGTAGGCCGATaccagaatcagcagagaaggGAGTACTCGCCATACCAGCATTCTGGCACTACAAGGTATGAGCCTGCTGGTGGACGTCAGTTCCATGATGCTCCATCACGGAACTATGGGCATCAAGCCTCCTCGAGCAATACAGCATGGCAACGGTAG
- the LOC117857410 gene encoding protein HESO1 isoform X1: protein MIYSVRSFELLKACIEDILSTIKPGEDDRMKRLRAIQELEDSIYSVGALRGAVVKPFGSFISNLYAKSGDLDVSVDLWSSSRPISKKKKQNALRELMRALQIRGVARCMEFIPNARVPIFQYLSNQFGISCDISINNYPGRIKSRIFYWINTIDERFGDMVLLVKEWAKAQDINDPKNGTLNTYSLCLLVIFYFQTCEPAILPPLKEIYDGNVAEETVFYDEKHVDEVCMANIERFLCQNMRQRNQNSLTRLLASFFHKFLGIRRFSSKVISTYTGRIELIQDNPSWMAKSYSLFVEDPFERPDNAARAVDAEELERIELAFNHTSSRFVDGALEDWDELVSLLCTPAVGSILQGVRANRCTNTLSSRQLYSAANQYDNQRHQQARGSAGSRSRSQLQVYTTGHQTARPDHYHKQPQAYNAEGMTAGQYQNVYRPEAYTAGLQTAVPFQYSDYTRSHAAGSRTVGRYQNQQRREYSPYQHSGTTRYEPAGGRQFHDAPSRNYGHQASSSNTAWQR from the exons ATGATTTATTCTGTTCGTAGCTTTGAGTTACTGAAGGCATGTATTGAAGACATACTCTCTACAATAAAACCAGGGGAAGATGATCGAATGAAACGATTGCGTGCAATTCAGGAGCTGGAAGATTCCATTTACTCAGTTGGGGCCTTGAGAG GTGCTGTTGTCAAACCTTTTGGATCCTTTATATCAAACCTTTATGCAAAGTCAGGTGATTTGGATGTTTCAGTTGATCTCTGGAGTAGCTCAAGGCCTATaagcaagaaaaagaagcaaaatGCCTTGAGAGAACTGATGAGAGCTTTACAAATTAGAG GTGTTGCTAGATGTATGGAGTTCATTCCTAATGCAAGGGTTCCAATTTTTCAGTACCTGAGCAACCAATTTGGCATTTCCTGTGATATATCGATTAACAACTACCCTGGTCGAATTAAATCCAGAATTTTCTACTGGATCAATACCATAGATGAACGCTTTGGTGATATGGTTTTATTG GTCAAGGAATGGGCCAAAGCTCAAGATATTAACGATCCAAAAAATGGAACCCTGAACACATATTCTCTGTGCCTACTGGTCATTTTTTATTTCCAG ACATGTGAGCCTGCAATTTTACCACCTCTGAAGGAGATTTATGATGGAAACGTTGCAGAAG AAACAGTGTTTTATGATGAGAAACATGTTGATGAGGTTTGTATGGCAAATATAGAAAGGTTTCTATGCCAGAACATGAGACAACGAAATCAGAACTCTCTCACACGTCTCCTCGCATCCTTTTTTCATAAG TTTTTAGGCATCCGGCGCTTTTCAAGTAAGGTGATATCCACTTACACAGGCCGGATTGAGCTAATCCAGGATAACCCAAGTTGGATGGCCAAATCATACAGCTTGTTT GTTGAAGATCCATTCGAGAGACCTGATAATGCTGCTAGAGCAGTTGATGCGGAGGAGCTTGAACGTATTGAGCTTGCCTTCAATCATACGAGCAGTAGGTTTGTTGATGGCGCACTCGAAGACTGGGATGAATTAGTGTCGCTGCTGTGTACACCTGCTGTTGGATCTATTCTTCAGGGAGTCAGGGCCAACCGCTGCACAAATACTCTCTCCAGTCGTCAGCTGTATTCGGCAGCTAATCAATATGACAATCAACGTCACCAGCAAGCCAGAGGTTCTGCGGGAAGCAGATCAAGATCACAGTTACAGGTCTATACTACAGGACACCAGACGGCACGGCCAGACCACTATCATAAACAACCACAGGCCTATAACGCAGAGGGCATGACAGCAGGACAATATCAGAATGTCTATCGTCCAGAGGCTTATACTGCAGGGCTTCAAACAGCAGTGCCATTCCAGTACAGTGATTATACACGGTCGCACGCGGCAGGGAGCCGAACGGTAGGCCGATaccagaatcagcagagaaggGAGTACTCGCCATACCAGCATTCTGGCACTACAAGGTATGAGCCTGCTGGTGGACGTCAGTTCCATGATGCTCCATCACGGAACTATGGGCATCAAGCCTCCTCGAGCAATACAGCATGGCAACGGTAG